A single region of the Populus nigra chromosome 2, ddPopNigr1.1, whole genome shotgun sequence genome encodes:
- the LOC133681364 gene encoding phosphatidylglycerophosphate phosphatase PTPMT2-like, which translates to MYIEEIKVGDQDDNSCRNVVVLDAKRVLVGAGARALFYPTLLYNVLRNKIQSEFRWWDRVDQFILLGAVPFPTDVRRLKALGVSGVVTLNESYETLVPTSLYHAHDIDHLVIPTRDYLFAPLFSDICQAVDFIHENASLGKTTYVHCKAGRGRSTTIVLCYLVEHRHMTPKSAYEHVRSIRPRVLLASSQWQAVQDYYLLKVKKISIPGCMIMQKALDLPTKEDGKQDTAAFDDGSAVLVTESDLDGYDATCALGVVGNDMLREPSLACKVQFASQAAISRLSCLWLGYQPDQKSSTKKLRSSIRASQLSSITVDIRVC; encoded by the exons ATGTATATCGAAGAAATAAAGGTGGGAGATCAAGATGACAATTCATGCAGAAACGTTGTCGTTTTGGACGCGAAGAGAGTCTTGGTAGGTGCTGGAGCTCGTGCTCTCTTTTACCCTACACTGTTGTACAATGTTTTGAGAAATAAGATTCAGTCCGAGTTTCGTTGGTGGGATAGAGTCGATCAg tttatattgTTAGGAGCGGTTCCATTTCCGACAGATGTTCGAAGATTGAAGGCATTAGGTGTGTCTGGAGTGGTTACATTGAATGAATCATACGAGACTTTGGTTCCTACATCACTATATCAT gctCATGATATTGATCATTTGGTCATTCCGACAAGAGACTATCTGTTTGCTCCTTTGTTCAGTGATATATGCCAAGCTGTGGATTTCATACATG AAAATGCCTCTCTTGGGAAGACAACATATGTTCATTGCAAGGCTGGTAGGGGGCGCAGTACAACCATTGTTCTCTGTTACCTA GTGGAACACAGGCACATGACGCCCAAATCTGCGTACGAGCATGTGAGATCTATTAGGCCTAGGGTACTTTTGGCCTCTTCTCAATGGCAG GCTGTTCAAGACTACTATCTtctcaaggtaaaaaaaattagtatccCTGGCTGTATGATAATGCAAAAAGCATTAGATCTTCCAACCAAAGAGGATGGAAAACAGGACACCGCAGCTTTTGATGATGGATCTGCTGTGCTGGTAACAGAATCTGACCTTGATGGATATGATGCTACTTGTGCCTTGGGTGTTGTGGGTAATGACATGTTGAGAGAGCCAAGCCTGGCTTGCAAGGTTCAGTTTGCTAGTCAGGCTGCTATCTCCAGACTTTCATGCTTGTGGCTTGGGTACCAACCCGACCAGAAATCCTCAACAAAGAAACTCAGAAGCTCCATCAGGGCTAGTCAGTTGAGTAGCATTACTGTGGACATTCGGGTCTGTTGA
- the LOC133681680 gene encoding homeobox-leucine zipper protein HAT3: MGDKNDGLGLSLSLGFDATQQNHQQQPSLKLNLMPVPSQNNHRKTSLTELFQSSDRACGTRFFQRGIDMNRVPAAVTDCDDETGVSSPNSTLSSLSGKRSEREQIGEETEAERASCSRDSDDEDGAGGDASRKKLRLSKEQSLVLEETFKEHNTLNPKEKLALAKQLNLRPRQVEVWFQNRRARTKLKQTEVDCEYLKRCCENLTEENRRLQKEVQELRALKLSPQLYMHMNPPTTLTMCPSCERVAVSSASSSSAAAASSALAPTASTRQPQRPVPINPWATMPVHHRPFDAPASRS; encoded by the exons ATGGGTGATAAAAATGATGGACTGGGCTTGAGTTTGAGCTTGGGATTCGATGCTACACAACAAAATCATCAACAGCAGCCTTCTTTGAAGCTAAATCTCATGCCCGTACCTTCacaaaacaatcatagaaaaactTCCTTGACTGAGCTCTTTCAATCATCAG atAGAGCATGTGGTACGAGGTTTTTTCAACGAGGAATTGACATGAACAGGGTGCCAGCTGCAGTGACAGATTGTGATGACGAAACTGGGGTTTCTTCACCAAACAGTACGCTATCCAGCTTAAGTGGTAAAAGAAGCGAAAGAGAACAGATTGGAGAAGAAACAGAAGCGGAAAGGGCCTCTTGCTCTCGTGACAGCGATGATGAAGATGGTGCTGGTGGTGATGCTTCTAGGAAGAAGCTGAGACTCTCAAAGGAACAGTCTTTAGTGCTTGAAGAGACTTTCAAGGAACATAATACTCTTAATCCC AAGGAGAAGCTGGCTTTGGCAAAGCAGTTGAATCTCAGGCCTAGGCAAGTGGAGGTGTGGTTTCAGAACCGAAGAGCAAG GACTAAGTTGAAGCAAACTGAAGTCGATTGCGAGTACCTAAAGAGGTGCTGTGAAAATCTAACAGAGGAGAACAGGAGGTTACAGAAGGAGGTGCAAGAGCTTAGAGCACTGAAACTTTCCCCACAGCTATACATGCACATGAACCCTCCCACCACCCTCACCATGTGCCCTTCATGCGAGCGCGTTGCTGTCTCGTCAGCCTCATCATCTTCTGCTGCTGCCGCGTCCTCTGCTCTTGCTCCAACTGCCTCAACCCGCCAACCACAACGACCGGTGCCCATTAACCCTTGGGCAACAATGCCCGTCCACCATCGACCTTTTGATGCTCCTGCTTCCAGGTCATGA
- the LOC133682627 gene encoding uncharacterized protein LOC133682627 isoform X2, producing the protein MTLLNSPPPFFSSRTSPHVLLSFPSLQSLPSFTSSFPHSHTHQTAEKTLFLHQWQIQSHIPSPISHSRSFTTLSPSPKSISRRRRRHLSLVASSNWDSQYYRGESMIHDTNGLELNKIGQRYYRGESLVDVANGNERNEGGSSDAENGFDNSIENGDSNVVQSWNSQYFQVESTVVVSQPNYSLDEYGNLGQANGYRPLGLPVRSLNPRVRNLDSPQFSNGSESGTSLSGSGSGSGSADGSGRSVKENDFGDMGPTNLEGMLDETVALPSQSPWRPRFETREIREKVGSSSGGYSHFRPLSVDETQFEFLKSQSFISTTSLSSQGNPGPQHLDPSHFRPLSVDETQFESLKSQAFRSTTSLSSQGNPGPQHLGPSHFRPPSADEAQFESLKSQSFRSTTSLSSQGSSASYSPTTLSPSRSVSSEMPNSETEELGENKSYRASYPPTSQSPTTRKADAPLNAFHLRRYSSGSLFQKDSRRSLKDELKDLKGKRNEDTMGSREAGQASLRSVQKPATRNEDTMGSTEAGQGSLRSVQKPATPVKISSLKGKSVRTIRASRYAAETIKAGEMSRNHIDDKVGKICNEAQTVNMGKDEMERGPDNMLIGADKKNSDTQHHMSKPTLSKYKKKENEVISESVTAESTEDSENENDISRVSSDEDSAPPIYNDAGDYSSEVDKKAGEFIAKFREQIRLQKVASIERSKGKRMNGTYVR; encoded by the exons ATGACACTTTTGAACTCGCCTCCTCCTTTCTTCTCATCACGGACCTCACCCCATGttctcctttcctttccttccctTCAAAGTCTTCCTTCCTTCACCTCCTCTTTTCCCCATTCCCACACCCACCAAACAGCAGAAAAAACCTTGTTTCTCCATCAATGGCAGATCCAGTCTCATATTCCAAGCCCCATTTCCCACTCAAGGAGCTTCACAACTCTAAGCCCGTCACCAAAATCAATaagtcgtcgtcgtcgtcgtcatcttTCACTAGTCGCGTCCTCT AATTGGGACTCACAGTATTATAGAGGTGAGTCAATGATTCATGATACCAATGGTCTTGAACTGAACAAAATTGGACAACGGTACTACAGGGGTGAGTCTTTGGTTGATGTTGCTAATGGTAATGAACGAAACGAGGGTGGATCTTCAGATGCTGAAAATGGCTTTGATAATTCAATTGAGAATGGTGACAGTAATGTGGTTCAATCTTGGAATTCCCAGTATTTCCAAGTTGAATCAACAGTTGTAGTGTCTCAACCAAACTATTCACTCGATGAATATGGTAATCTAGGACAAGCAAATGGTTACAGGCCACTAGGATTGCCAGTTAGGAGTTTAAATCCGAGGGTTAGGAATCTGGATAGTCCTCAATTTAGTAATGGAAGCGAGTCTGGTACAAGCTTGTCGGGCTCGGGCTCGGGCTCGGGCTCGGCTGATGGTTCTGGAAGGAGTGTAAAGGAGAATGATTTTGGTGATATGGGTCCTACGAACTTAGAGGGGATGCTTGATGAAACTGTAGCCTTACCTTCCCAAAGTCCATGGCGTCCGAGATTTGAGACAAGGGAAATTAGAGAGAAAGTGGGTTCTTCTTCTGGAGGTTATTCACATTTTAGGCCTCTCTCAGTGGATGAAACACAGTTCGAGTTTCTCAAATCGCAGTCTTTCATATCCACAACATCTTTGTCATCTCAAGGGAATCCAGGCCCTCAACATCTCGATCCTTCACATTTTAGACCTCTCTCAGTTGATGAAACTCAATTCGAGTCTCTCAAGTCGCAAGCTTTCAGATCCACAACATCTTTGTCATCTCAAGGGAATCCAGGTCCACAACACCTCGGTCCTTCACATTTTAGACCTCCCTCAGCTGATGAAGCTCAATTCGAGTCTCTCAAGTCACAATCTTTCAGGTCCACAACATCGTTGTCATCCCAAGGGAGTTCAGCATCGTATTCACCAACGACGCTCTCGCCCTCACGTTCTGTTTCTTCTGAAATGCCAAACTCTGAAACCGAAGAATTAGGGGAAAACAAGAGTTACCGTGCTTCTTATCCTCCTACTTCTCAATCACCAACAACCAGGAAGGCTGATGCTCCATTGAATGCATTTCATTTGAGGAGATATAGTAGTGGCTCTTTGTTCCAAAAGGATTCCCGGAGAAGCTTGAAGGATGAGTTGAAGGAtttgaaagggaaaagaaaTGAGGATACAATGGGTAGTAGAGAGGCGGGGCAGGCTTCTTTGAGATCAGTTCAGAAACCTGCAACAAGAAATGAGGATACAATGGGTAGTACAGAGGCGGGGCAGGGTTCTTTGAGATCAGTTCAGAAACCTGCAACACCTGTTAAAATTTCATCACTAAAGGGAAAATCTGTTAGGACTATCAGAGCCAGCCGATATGCTGCAGAGACAATAAAAGCTGGAGAGATGAGTAGAAACCACATTGATGATAAGGTTGGAAAAATATGCAATGAAGCTCAGACAGTAAACATGGGAAAGGATGAAATGGAGAGAGGACCTGATAATATGTTAATCGGCGCCGATAAAAAGAACTCTGATACTCAGCATCACATGTCAAAGCCAACTCTTTCGAAgtataagaagaaagaaaatgaagtaaTTTCAGAGAGTGTTACTGCGGAGTCCACAGAAGACTCAGAAAACGAGAATGATATCTCTCGAGTAAGTTCAGATGAAGATTCCGCTCCGCCCATCTACAATGATGCAGGAGACTACTCTAGTGAGGTTGATAAGAAAGCTGGTGAATTTATAGCCAAGTTCAGGGAGCAGATCAGGCTTCAGAAAGTAGCATCTATTGAGAGATCAAAGGGCAAGCGCATGAATGGTACTTATGTTAGGTGA
- the LOC133681529 gene encoding actin-related protein 2/3 complex subunit 5A-like — MAGRGEIVEAENAEAEAIITRIEHKTRKIESLLKQGRPVEALKTALEGSPPKTRDERCKSANWIVVHRALMAIKDVDSLFSALDPEYYDILMKYLYRGLSTGDRPTCDQCLRIHEKLTEKAGLGCILRSLADTVNTV; from the exons atgGCAGGGAGAGGAGAGATAGTGGAAGCAGAGAACGCAGAGGCAGAGGCTATAATCACAAGAATAGAACACAAAACTCGCAAGATCGAAAGCCTACTTAAACA GGGCAGACCTGTTGAGGCTCTCAAAACGGCTCTGGAAGGATCGCCTCCAAAGACTCGAGATGAGAGATGCAag tcAGCGAATTGGATAGTGGTGCACAGAGCGCTAATGGCAATAAAAGATGTGGATTCATTGTTCTCTGCTTTAGATCCTGAGTACTATGATATTCTCATGAA GTACTTGTACAGGGGATTGTCAACTGGAGATCGGCCCACATGCGACCAATGCCTGCGGATACATGAAAAGTTAACAGAAAAGGCTGGACTGGGTTGCATATTGCGTTCCCTTGCAGACACTGTGAATACCGTTTGA
- the LOC133682627 gene encoding uncharacterized protein LOC133682627 isoform X1: MADPVSYSKPHFPLKELHNSKPVTKINKSSSSSSSFTSRVLCKSLFFVLYLVLIPLFPSQAPEFISHSTIFTKLWDLAHLLFFGLAVCYGLFSSRNVEDFDFEPPPHYSDDSQSSYVSRIFHFSPIFEDGSENLSGFDDKNVYQNWDSQYYRGESMIHDTNGLELNKIGQRYYRGESLVDVANGNERNEGGSSDAENGFDNSIENGDSNVVQSWNSQYFQVESTVVVSQPNYSLDEYGNLGQANGYRPLGLPVRSLNPRVRNLDSPQFSNGSESGTSLSGSGSGSGSADGSGRSVKENDFGDMGPTNLEGMLDETVALPSQSPWRPRFETREIREKVGSSSGGYSHFRPLSVDETQFEFLKSQSFISTTSLSSQGNPGPQHLDPSHFRPLSVDETQFESLKSQAFRSTTSLSSQGNPGPQHLGPSHFRPPSADEAQFESLKSQSFRSTTSLSSQGSSASYSPTTLSPSRSVSSEMPNSETEELGENKSYRASYPPTSQSPTTRKADAPLNAFHLRRYSSGSLFQKDSRRSLKDELKDLKGKRNEDTMGSREAGQASLRSVQKPATRNEDTMGSTEAGQGSLRSVQKPATPVKISSLKGKSVRTIRASRYAAETIKAGEMSRNHIDDKVGKICNEAQTVNMGKDEMERGPDNMLIGADKKNSDTQHHMSKPTLSKYKKKENEVISESVTAESTEDSENENDISRVSSDEDSAPPIYNDAGDYSSEVDKKAGEFIAKFREQIRLQKVASIERSKGKRMNGTYVR, encoded by the coding sequence ATGGCAGATCCAGTCTCATATTCCAAGCCCCATTTCCCACTCAAGGAGCTTCACAACTCTAAGCCCGTCACCAAAATCAATaagtcgtcgtcgtcgtcgtcatcttTCACTAGTCGCGTCCTCTGTAAGTCTCTCTTTTTCGTGCTCTATCTTGTTCTTATTCCACTATTTCCTTCACAAGCTCCTGAATTTATCAGTCACTCTACTATTTTCACCAAACTCTGGGACCTTGCTCACCTTCTTTTCTTTGGCCTAGCTGTATGTTATGGCTTGTTTAGTAGTAGAAATGTTGAAGATTTTGACTTTGAACCACCACCCCACTACTCCGATGATTCACAATCATCTTATGTCTCtagaatttttcatttttctccaATTTTTGAGGATGGGTCTGAAAATTTATCTGGGTTTGATGACAAAAATGTGTACCAGAATTGGGACTCACAGTATTATAGAGGTGAGTCAATGATTCATGATACCAATGGTCTTGAACTGAACAAAATTGGACAACGGTACTACAGGGGTGAGTCTTTGGTTGATGTTGCTAATGGTAATGAACGAAACGAGGGTGGATCTTCAGATGCTGAAAATGGCTTTGATAATTCAATTGAGAATGGTGACAGTAATGTGGTTCAATCTTGGAATTCCCAGTATTTCCAAGTTGAATCAACAGTTGTAGTGTCTCAACCAAACTATTCACTCGATGAATATGGTAATCTAGGACAAGCAAATGGTTACAGGCCACTAGGATTGCCAGTTAGGAGTTTAAATCCGAGGGTTAGGAATCTGGATAGTCCTCAATTTAGTAATGGAAGCGAGTCTGGTACAAGCTTGTCGGGCTCGGGCTCGGGCTCGGGCTCGGCTGATGGTTCTGGAAGGAGTGTAAAGGAGAATGATTTTGGTGATATGGGTCCTACGAACTTAGAGGGGATGCTTGATGAAACTGTAGCCTTACCTTCCCAAAGTCCATGGCGTCCGAGATTTGAGACAAGGGAAATTAGAGAGAAAGTGGGTTCTTCTTCTGGAGGTTATTCACATTTTAGGCCTCTCTCAGTGGATGAAACACAGTTCGAGTTTCTCAAATCGCAGTCTTTCATATCCACAACATCTTTGTCATCTCAAGGGAATCCAGGCCCTCAACATCTCGATCCTTCACATTTTAGACCTCTCTCAGTTGATGAAACTCAATTCGAGTCTCTCAAGTCGCAAGCTTTCAGATCCACAACATCTTTGTCATCTCAAGGGAATCCAGGTCCACAACACCTCGGTCCTTCACATTTTAGACCTCCCTCAGCTGATGAAGCTCAATTCGAGTCTCTCAAGTCACAATCTTTCAGGTCCACAACATCGTTGTCATCCCAAGGGAGTTCAGCATCGTATTCACCAACGACGCTCTCGCCCTCACGTTCTGTTTCTTCTGAAATGCCAAACTCTGAAACCGAAGAATTAGGGGAAAACAAGAGTTACCGTGCTTCTTATCCTCCTACTTCTCAATCACCAACAACCAGGAAGGCTGATGCTCCATTGAATGCATTTCATTTGAGGAGATATAGTAGTGGCTCTTTGTTCCAAAAGGATTCCCGGAGAAGCTTGAAGGATGAGTTGAAGGAtttgaaagggaaaagaaaTGAGGATACAATGGGTAGTAGAGAGGCGGGGCAGGCTTCTTTGAGATCAGTTCAGAAACCTGCAACAAGAAATGAGGATACAATGGGTAGTACAGAGGCGGGGCAGGGTTCTTTGAGATCAGTTCAGAAACCTGCAACACCTGTTAAAATTTCATCACTAAAGGGAAAATCTGTTAGGACTATCAGAGCCAGCCGATATGCTGCAGAGACAATAAAAGCTGGAGAGATGAGTAGAAACCACATTGATGATAAGGTTGGAAAAATATGCAATGAAGCTCAGACAGTAAACATGGGAAAGGATGAAATGGAGAGAGGACCTGATAATATGTTAATCGGCGCCGATAAAAAGAACTCTGATACTCAGCATCACATGTCAAAGCCAACTCTTTCGAAgtataagaagaaagaaaatgaagtaaTTTCAGAGAGTGTTACTGCGGAGTCCACAGAAGACTCAGAAAACGAGAATGATATCTCTCGAGTAAGTTCAGATGAAGATTCCGCTCCGCCCATCTACAATGATGCAGGAGACTACTCTAGTGAGGTTGATAAGAAAGCTGGTGAATTTATAGCCAAGTTCAGGGAGCAGATCAGGCTTCAGAAAGTAGCATCTATTGAGAGATCAAAGGGCAAGCGCATGAATGGTACTTATGTTAGGTGA